One window of the Haloarcula halobia genome contains the following:
- a CDS encoding glycoside hydrolase family 97 catalytic domain-containing protein, producing MPNPDTGGADIGSSPSTDGSSRHQPPSQRASTPVPASAATELVVDGSTASEQSVSSPSGDATITFELVDGRPFYSVSYRGVTPIAPSTLGFEFAHQPDLLEDFEVVGSDRTTADTTWEPVWGEHESVRDHYNELTVCLAHDSGHHLNLTFRAYDDGVAFRYTIPSDDGIDEFTLTAERTGFEFTDDFSAWWIPNNWNNYEYVYQNTPLSEAGYDYGNHDKTSDVDGMNTPVTMRVTEDCYMAIHEAALSDWAEMTLARYHDRPTRFEADLVPYPDYVRRVVGVAPHASPWRTFIFGSEPADLLESTLTLNLNEPSAYEDTDWIEPQKYCGVWWEIHIGKTTWEPGPDVGATTENVKEYIDFAAEHGIENVFAEGWNSGWGHGDNKPDDGPFGWEDMLFTETHDRFDFDEVTDYADRKGVSFMAHNETGSNVAGLDRFSYEGQLEEAFEWYAENGVRAVKTGYVNEDGVYMDDSGVRYHHHSQPVINHYDHVVRTAAKYRLLINNHEPVKPTGKRRTYPNFMTREGVSGMEYQNFRGGGNPPSHTPSLAFTRMLAGPVDYNTGIFNLTYREYTGTRVNNTRARELAQLVIFHSGLQMVTDRPVNYDFDREAFQFVTDVPVDWDETRVLNGDIGQHVTVARRKGEDWWLGTAVADPEWVPIELDFLAGTYDAHVYQDGYKATTYGYESAVDVQHFEIEGGDTLWAPLPHGGGQAVHLTPATGDLDPVPGHYETFASAPEHDVAYDAAEFTIETAGEGMWGGTDDYTAVYEPDAVGSEGCVEAAVTSQAGTDPTARSGIVLRNDVTAPGESLGYVALVVTPNLGVHLQWDGDDDGYVDRAVGAFGSTPVRLRLERDGSTFEGLVSTDGGTTWESVGTCTVPSAAERQDAALVHSASTTEGGRATFDDVRIDDRIPMTQPIPEGLTTFATGDAEFGLDQNGETLHVNAAGRDVWTDADEYGAVVDARSLADGGTVVARVLGQEDSHDWAKSGIMVRDDATAAGESAGYVVLAVTPFNGLQFAWDADGDGHLDSDERDTETYAPLWLRIERDGETFTGAYSKDGEDWTEVGSADLPEAAARQDAAVFTCSHTNSMGIAEFDEFTVE from the coding sequence ATGCCCAATCCTGACACGGGTGGCGCTGACATCGGTTCGAGCCCGTCGACAGACGGGTCGAGCCGCCACCAGCCGCCGTCACAGCGAGCGTCCACCCCTGTCCCAGCGAGCGCGGCCACCGAGCTCGTCGTCGATGGGTCGACGGCCAGCGAGCAGTCCGTCTCGTCGCCGAGCGGTGACGCCACCATCACGTTCGAACTCGTCGACGGGCGTCCCTTCTACAGCGTCTCCTACCGGGGCGTCACACCCATCGCGCCCTCCACGCTCGGGTTCGAGTTCGCCCACCAGCCGGACCTCCTCGAGGACTTCGAGGTCGTCGGGTCCGACCGGACCACCGCGGACACCACCTGGGAGCCGGTGTGGGGCGAACACGAGTCCGTCCGCGACCACTACAACGAGCTCACCGTCTGCCTGGCACACGACTCCGGCCACCACCTCAACCTCACGTTCCGGGCCTACGACGACGGCGTGGCGTTTCGCTACACCATCCCGTCCGACGACGGGATCGACGAGTTCACGCTGACCGCCGAGCGCACCGGCTTCGAGTTCACCGACGACTTCAGCGCCTGGTGGATCCCGAACAACTGGAACAACTACGAGTACGTCTACCAGAACACGCCGCTCTCGGAGGCCGGCTACGACTACGGCAACCACGACAAGACCTCCGACGTCGACGGCATGAACACGCCGGTGACGATGCGCGTCACCGAGGACTGCTACATGGCCATCCACGAGGCGGCGCTCTCCGACTGGGCCGAGATGACGCTCGCACGCTACCACGACCGGCCGACGCGGTTCGAGGCCGACCTGGTCCCGTACCCCGACTACGTCCGGCGGGTCGTCGGCGTCGCGCCCCACGCCTCGCCGTGGCGGACGTTCATCTTCGGCAGCGAGCCCGCGGACCTGCTCGAGTCGACGTTGACCCTGAACCTCAACGAGCCCTCTGCCTACGAGGACACCGACTGGATCGAGCCACAGAAGTACTGCGGGGTCTGGTGGGAGATCCACATCGGCAAGACCACCTGGGAACCCGGCCCGGACGTCGGCGCGACCACCGAGAACGTCAAGGAGTACATCGACTTCGCCGCCGAGCACGGCATCGAGAACGTCTTCGCCGAGGGGTGGAACTCCGGGTGGGGCCACGGCGACAACAAGCCCGACGACGGCCCCTTCGGCTGGGAGGACATGCTCTTTACCGAGACCCACGACCGGTTCGACTTCGACGAGGTCACCGACTACGCCGACCGGAAGGGCGTTTCCTTCATGGCCCACAACGAGACGGGGTCCAACGTCGCCGGCCTCGACCGCTTTTCCTACGAGGGCCAGCTGGAGGAGGCCTTCGAGTGGTACGCCGAGAACGGCGTCCGCGCGGTCAAGACCGGCTACGTCAACGAGGACGGCGTCTACATGGACGACTCGGGGGTCAGGTACCACCACCACTCCCAGCCGGTCATCAACCACTACGACCACGTCGTCCGGACCGCCGCGAAGTACCGCCTGCTGATCAACAACCACGAGCCGGTCAAGCCCACGGGCAAGCGCCGGACCTACCCGAACTTCATGACCCGCGAGGGCGTCTCCGGGATGGAGTACCAGAACTTCCGGGGCGGCGGGAACCCGCCGAGCCACACGCCGAGCCTGGCCTTTACCCGGATGCTCGCCGGCCCCGTCGACTACAACACCGGCATCTTCAACCTCACCTACCGGGAGTACACCGGGACGCGGGTCAACAACACCCGGGCCCGGGAACTCGCCCAGCTGGTCATCTTCCACAGCGGCCTCCAGATGGTGACCGATCGACCGGTCAACTACGACTTCGATCGGGAGGCCTTCCAGTTCGTCACGGACGTCCCCGTCGACTGGGACGAGACCCGGGTCCTGAACGGCGACATCGGCCAGCACGTCACCGTCGCCCGCCGCAAGGGTGAGGACTGGTGGCTCGGGACCGCCGTCGCCGACCCCGAGTGGGTCCCCATCGAACTGGACTTCCTCGCTGGCACCTACGACGCCCACGTCTACCAGGACGGCTACAAGGCGACGACCTACGGCTACGAGTCGGCCGTCGACGTCCAGCACTTCGAGATCGAGGGCGGGGACACGCTGTGGGCGCCCCTGCCCCACGGCGGCGGCCAGGCGGTCCACCTGACGCCAGCGACGGGCGACCTGGACCCGGTTCCGGGCCACTACGAGACGTTCGCGTCGGCCCCCGAGCACGACGTCGCCTACGACGCCGCGGAGTTCACCATCGAGACGGCCGGCGAGGGGATGTGGGGCGGCACCGACGACTACACCGCCGTCTACGAACCCGACGCCGTCGGGTCCGAGGGGTGCGTCGAGGCCGCGGTCACGTCCCAGGCCGGCACCGACCCCACCGCTCGCTCGGGCATCGTCCTGCGGAACGACGTCACCGCGCCCGGCGAGTCGCTGGGCTACGTCGCGCTGGTCGTGACGCCCAACCTCGGGGTCCACCTCCAGTGGGACGGCGACGACGACGGCTACGTCGACCGCGCGGTCGGGGCCTTCGGGTCGACGCCGGTCCGCCTGCGCCTAGAGCGCGACGGATCGACGTTCGAGGGACTCGTCAGCACCGACGGCGGCACGACCTGGGAGTCGGTCGGGACCTGCACCGTCCCGTCGGCCGCCGAGCGACAGGACGCCGCGCTCGTCCACAGCGCCAGCACGACGGAAGGCGGGCGGGCGACGTTCGACGACGTCCGCATCGACGACCGCATCCCGATGACACAGCCGATTCCCGAGGGACTGACGACGTTCGCCACCGGGGACGCGGAGTTCGGACTCGACCAGAACGGCGAGACGCTCCACGTCAACGCCGCCGGGCGGGACGTCTGGACCGACGCCGACGAGTACGGCGCCGTCGTCGACGCCCGGAGCCTCGCGGACGGCGGGACGGTCGTCGCCCGGGTGCTCGGCCAGGAGGACAGCCACGACTGGGCGAAGTCGGGCATCATGGTCCGCGACGACGCGACCGCGGCCGGCGAGTCGGCGGGCTACGTCGTGCTCGCGGTGACGCCGTTCAACGGCCTCCAGTTCGCCTGGGACGCCGACGGCGACGGCCACCTCGACAGCGACGAGCGCGACACGGAGACCTACGCCCCGCTCTGGCTCCGCATCGAGCGCGACGGCGAGACGTTCACCGGGGCCTACAGCAAGGACGGCGAGGACTGGACCGAGGTGGGGAGCGCCGACCTGCCGGAGGCCGCGGCGCGCCAGGACGCGGCCGTGTTCACCTGCTCGCACACCAACTCGATGGGCATCGCCGAGTTCGACGAGTTCACCGTCGAGTAG
- a CDS encoding cation:proton antiporter, which yields MAGSTQLLIPLVAGIIGLGVLAQVLAARLRMPSIIFYLLVGVLIGQPGLGIVNSETFGGALSAIVGLAVAIIVFEGAYHLRFERIREAPAATFRLVTLGAAIALVGTAVAVKFAFGVGWNLSVLIGALLVATGPTVITPILNVVPVRDRVATALETEGIVNDVTAAIIAVVVFETVNPTTSSEGLLQAFALRLGTGLFVGLVVAGLLYYLLQYVDLSPGDAPRNARLLVLAGALVAYAAANTIATEAGVAAAATAGIALGNMDHPYEADVESFKGDITLLVLSFVFIALAAQLDLAALLRVGIPGLTVVFAVALVIRPLLVFISTAGDRFTTNEKLFISFVGPRGIIPASVATLFAVELNNVAAELRTEAANASGEEATRLAAEAAALSTQAEILLGTVFLVIFATALFEGGLARFLAEKLHVIPMRLIIVGGGEVGRALAERLEDRGENVVIIEQDEQIVERGRNEGHTVEIGDGTDTDVLRSAGADNAKTVIAATGDDDVNLLVSQLASSKFDVDRIIARANNPDNVEAFEDLGVRTISSAMATAWAIDNQIERPAIAHWMTDIGRVGDVQEVAVTNDDIIGKSVREVGPMLPEACLIALVSGDQHGDAEVPTADYVIQEGDMVTLLGRRESVRDGMELVGSA from the coding sequence GTGGCTGGTAGCACGCAACTGCTCATCCCGCTGGTCGCGGGTATCATCGGGCTGGGGGTGCTCGCACAGGTACTTGCCGCCAGGCTCAGGATGCCGAGTATCATCTTCTACCTCCTCGTGGGGGTCCTCATCGGCCAGCCGGGGCTGGGCATCGTCAACTCCGAGACGTTCGGCGGGGCGCTGTCGGCCATCGTCGGCCTGGCGGTCGCCATCATCGTCTTCGAGGGGGCCTACCACCTCCGCTTCGAGCGCATCCGCGAGGCGCCGGCCGCGACCTTCCGCCTGGTGACGCTGGGGGCGGCCATCGCGCTCGTTGGCACCGCAGTTGCCGTCAAGTTCGCGTTCGGCGTCGGGTGGAACCTCTCCGTTCTCATCGGCGCCCTGCTGGTCGCCACCGGCCCGACGGTCATCACGCCGATCCTGAACGTGGTGCCGGTCCGGGACCGCGTCGCGACGGCCCTGGAGACGGAGGGCATCGTCAACGACGTCACCGCGGCCATCATCGCTGTCGTCGTCTTCGAGACGGTCAACCCCACCACGTCGAGCGAGGGCCTGCTCCAGGCGTTCGCGCTGCGGCTCGGAACCGGCCTGTTCGTCGGCCTCGTCGTCGCGGGCCTCCTCTACTACCTGCTTCAGTACGTCGACCTCTCGCCGGGCGACGCCCCGCGGAACGCTCGCCTGCTGGTACTCGCCGGGGCGCTCGTCGCGTACGCGGCGGCCAACACCATCGCGACGGAGGCCGGCGTCGCCGCCGCCGCGACGGCCGGGATCGCGCTGGGGAACATGGACCATCCCTACGAGGCGGACGTCGAGTCGTTCAAGGGCGACATCACGCTGCTGGTGCTCTCGTTCGTCTTCATCGCACTGGCGGCCCAGCTCGACCTGGCGGCGCTGTTGCGCGTCGGTATCCCCGGCCTCACCGTCGTCTTCGCCGTCGCGCTCGTCATCCGTCCGCTCCTGGTGTTCATCTCGACGGCCGGCGACCGGTTTACGACAAACGAGAAGCTCTTCATCAGTTTCGTCGGCCCGCGGGGCATCATCCCCGCGTCCGTCGCGACGCTCTTTGCCGTGGAGCTGAACAACGTCGCGGCAGAGCTGCGGACGGAAGCGGCGAACGCCAGCGGGGAGGAGGCCACGCGACTCGCCGCCGAAGCCGCGGCGCTGAGCACGCAGGCAGAGATTCTGCTGGGCACCGTCTTTCTGGTCATCTTCGCGACCGCGCTCTTCGAGGGCGGTCTCGCGCGATTCCTCGCGGAAAAACTACACGTCATACCAATGCGTCTGATAATCGTCGGCGGCGGTGAGGTGGGCCGAGCGCTCGCCGAGCGCCTCGAAGACCGGGGCGAGAACGTCGTCATCATCGAACAGGACGAACAGATCGTCGAACGAGGGCGAAACGAGGGACACACCGTCGAGATCGGGGACGGCACCGACACGGACGTGCTGCGTTCTGCCGGGGCCGACAACGCCAAGACCGTCATCGCCGCGACCGGCGACGACGACGTGAACCTGCTGGTCTCGCAACTGGCCAGCTCCAAGTTCGACGTCGACCGGATCATCGCCCGCGCGAACAACCCCGACAACGTCGAGGCCTTCGAGGACCTGGGCGTGCGGACCATCTCCTCGGCGATGGCGACGGCCTGGGCCATCGACAACCAGATCGAACGCCCGGCCATCGCCCACTGGATGACCGACATCGGCCGCGTCGGCGACGTCCAGGAGGTAGCGGTGACGAACGATGATATCATCGGGAAGTCGGTCCGCGAAGTCGGGCCGATGCTCCCCGAGGCCTGTCTCATCGCCCTGGTCAGCGGCGACCAGCACGGCGACGCGGAGGTTCCGACGGCGGACTACGTCATCCAGGAGGGCGACATGGTGACCCTGCTGGGGCGACGCGAATCGGTCCGGGACGGGATGGAACTCGTCGGCAGCGCCTGA
- a CDS encoding NAD(P)H-binding protein, translated as MHVLVTGATGFVGSHLVSALRAADHDVRALVRDPAGYDPAPGVEVATGDLLEPGSFDAALEGVDAAVYLVHSMGAGDDYEDRDRRAAQNFRAAATEAGVDRVVYLGGLGGDDAPLSRHLRSRRTVEHLLAAGTYDLTTLRAAIIVGAGSASFQLICELAARFPLLVTPRAVATDCHPIAIADVVEYLVGVLETPATAGGTYEIGGPEVMSYAEVLRRTGARAGSGVPRIVSLPVLSPGLSSYWVGFLTDVPASVARPLVAGLDTPVVADDAPIRDLVPVDLTPFETAVDRAKAQLRDDHAPRPTATDGGAGR; from the coding sequence ATGCACGTGCTGGTCACCGGTGCGACGGGGTTCGTCGGGAGCCACCTCGTCTCTGCCCTCCGCGCCGCGGACCACGACGTCCGCGCCCTCGTGCGCGACCCGGCGGGGTACGACCCCGCGCCGGGCGTCGAGGTAGCGACGGGTGACCTGCTCGAACCCGGCAGCTTCGACGCGGCCCTCGAGGGCGTCGACGCTGCCGTCTACCTCGTCCACTCGATGGGGGCCGGCGACGACTACGAGGATCGCGACCGCCGCGCGGCCCAAAACTTCCGGGCGGCGGCCACCGAGGCGGGCGTCGACCGGGTCGTCTACCTGGGCGGCCTGGGCGGCGACGACGCCCCGCTCTCGAGGCACTTGCGCTCGCGGCGCACCGTCGAGCACCTCCTTGCGGCCGGGACCTACGACCTGACCACGCTCCGGGCGGCCATCATCGTCGGGGCCGGCAGCGCCAGCTTCCAGCTGATCTGTGAGCTGGCCGCCCGGTTCCCGCTGCTCGTCACCCCGCGGGCCGTCGCGACGGACTGTCACCCCATCGCCATCGCCGACGTCGTCGAGTACCTCGTCGGCGTCCTCGAGACCCCGGCGACGGCCGGCGGGACCTACGAGATCGGCGGCCCGGAGGTGATGAGCTACGCGGAGGTCCTCCGGCGGACGGGCGCCCGGGCCGGGTCGGGTGTCCCACGGATCGTCTCGCTCCCGGTGCTCTCGCCCGGCCTCTCCTCGTACTGGGTCGGGTTCCTGACCGACGTCCCGGCGAGCGTCGCGCGGCCGCTGGTCGCCGGCCTCGACACCCCCGTGGTCGCCGACGACGCCCCGATTCGCGACCTGGTCCCGGTCGACCTGACCCCGTTCGAGACGGCCGTCGACCGCGCGAAAGCCCAGCTGCGCGACGACCACGCGCCGCGGCCGACGGCCACCGACGGCGGGGCGGGCCGATGA
- a CDS encoding YkgJ family cysteine cluster protein translates to MEVDCEGCAGCCIDWRSLTDADIDHERRGPFEPLDDTYNLAPLTRDEVREFVAAGYGDALCPRLWKATDDRSVTIGDVDVAAIQGRPVFFVGLRKPPKPVAPFDGDSTWLHACVFLDPTTLQCRIHGDDLYPETCARYPAENLRLDVETECERVERVHGGTRLLDDTAPDVDPLFGPAAVGSKVFAHPAPDRVTDSVARFRDGEPTAADRAEFVGVAAAASPGTLLVNDARYEAARDAVIEADSWAGRAIDAWGADAGAVGSAGPPPAVARDVEDVAGAPPTPGWE, encoded by the coding sequence ATGGAGGTCGACTGCGAGGGCTGTGCCGGCTGTTGCATCGACTGGCGCTCGCTCACCGACGCCGACATCGATCACGAGCGCCGCGGCCCGTTCGAACCGCTCGACGACACCTACAACCTGGCCCCGCTGACGCGCGACGAGGTGCGCGAGTTCGTCGCCGCGGGCTACGGCGATGCGCTCTGCCCCCGCCTCTGGAAGGCTACCGACGACCGGAGCGTCACCATCGGCGACGTCGACGTGGCCGCCATCCAGGGGCGCCCGGTCTTCTTCGTCGGCTTGCGAAAGCCACCCAAACCCGTCGCCCCGTTCGACGGCGACTCGACCTGGCTGCACGCCTGTGTCTTCCTCGACCCGACGACCCTCCAGTGTCGCATCCACGGCGACGACCTGTATCCAGAGACCTGCGCCCGGTACCCCGCCGAGAACCTCCGTCTCGACGTCGAGACGGAGTGTGAGCGCGTCGAGCGCGTCCACGGCGGCACTCGGCTCCTCGACGACACCGCGCCCGACGTCGACCCGCTCTTTGGCCCGGCCGCCGTCGGGAGCAAGGTGTTCGCCCATCCCGCGCCCGACCGGGTGACAGACAGCGTCGCGCGGTTTCGCGACGGCGAACCGACCGCCGCCGACCGCGCGGAGTTCGTCGGCGTTGCGGCGGCCGCCAGCCCGGGCACCCTGCTGGTCAACGACGCCCGCTACGAGGCGGCCCGCGATGCCGTCATCGAGGCGGACTCCTGGGCCGGGCGTGCCATCGACGCGTGGGGCGCCGACGCAGGCGCCGTCGGGAGCGCTGGGCCGCCGCCGGCCGTCGCCCGCGACGTCGAAGACGTGGCCGGCGCGCCACCGACGCCCGGGTGGGAGTGA
- a CDS encoding DUF7561 family protein has protein sequence MATQPCDGCGTSVSIGGGIANLWSLTNDPTEGIILELADGTEHFLCYDCIDRLPDDREVTEADVADLTGVE, from the coding sequence ATGGCCACACAGCCCTGTGACGGGTGCGGGACGTCTGTGTCCATCGGCGGCGGCATCGCCAACCTCTGGTCGCTCACCAACGACCCCACCGAGGGCATCATCCTGGAGCTGGCCGACGGCACCGAGCACTTCCTCTGTTACGACTGCATCGACCGACTGCCCGACGACCGCGAGGTCACCGAGGCCGACGTGGCCGACCTCACGGGCGTCGAATGA
- a CDS encoding DUF5786 family protein, whose amino-acid sequence MSMGAYDDDEHERRERKNTEVDLSEDDDRTAYHGTVTYDGDESTEELLDQFKQINSEQ is encoded by the coding sequence ATGTCGATGGGAGCGTACGACGACGACGAACACGAACGCCGTGAGCGCAAGAACACCGAAGTCGACCTCTCGGAGGACGACGACCGGACAGCGTATCACGGGACCGTGACCTACGACGGCGACGAGTCCACCGAGGAGCTGCTGGACCAGTTCAAGCAGATCAACTCGGAGCAGTAG
- a CDS encoding DUF7530 family protein — MSGDSPRPEYGETWVYESIVGALPGIRLPTWAAIAIQLLIFETAIVALSWYYDTWNAAIAATAVVFVATVGSVEMLRISTLIRRIDVPQPYRALLFSSNMEVVLSVLAYVAILSHLFVFDPQTSSRPLVTTLFGEEPPVLVVYLLLLVLWDVSYRIGTGWWATVTGLWRSARYRFDPETARVFQRADVETWGFGVLQLVLVPFVLDQPVLLASLLAHVTAVTVVTAVSVALLRIRARKPATAPS, encoded by the coding sequence ATGAGCGGCGACTCGCCACGCCCCGAGTACGGCGAGACGTGGGTGTACGAGAGCATCGTCGGCGCGCTGCCGGGCATCCGGTTGCCGACGTGGGCGGCCATCGCCATCCAGCTGCTCATCTTCGAGACCGCCATCGTCGCGCTGTCGTGGTACTACGACACCTGGAACGCCGCCATCGCGGCGACGGCGGTGGTCTTCGTCGCCACCGTCGGGAGCGTCGAGATGCTGCGCATCAGCACTCTCATCCGGCGCATCGACGTCCCACAGCCCTACCGGGCGCTGCTCTTCTCGTCGAACATGGAGGTGGTGCTCTCGGTGCTCGCCTACGTCGCCATCCTCTCGCACCTGTTCGTCTTCGACCCCCAGACCAGCAGCAGGCCGCTGGTGACCACGCTGTTCGGCGAGGAACCGCCGGTGCTCGTCGTCTACCTCCTCCTGCTGGTGCTGTGGGACGTCAGCTACCGCATCGGCACCGGGTGGTGGGCCACCGTCACCGGTCTGTGGCGTTCCGCGCGGTACCGCTTTGACCCCGAGACGGCACGGGTCTTCCAGCGCGCCGACGTAGAGACCTGGGGCTTCGGCGTCCTGCAACTGGTCCTGGTGCCGTTCGTGCTGGACCAGCCGGTCCTGCTCGCGTCGCTCCTTGCCCACGTCACCGCCGTGACGGTCGTGACGGCCGTCTCCGTGGCGCTGTTGCGAATCAGGGCGAGAAAGCCGGCTACTGCTCCGAGTTGA
- a CDS encoding tRNA(Ile)(2)-agmatinylcytidine synthase, whose protein sequence is MTLVGIDDTDSRERGMCTTYAASRLADAIRDAGGRVERVLLVRLNPAVEHKTRGNAALAVHTDLAADRARRLLADVLEMAETDDPRTNPGAVVADCAPGAVPDAVADFAVGAVRTIQDPAAAKTLADAVGFARIERGTGRGLVGALAAAGAWAAFDEWTYEHIAYRERGRWGTERDVDTESVFAAADDYYPSVWDTVDRASGYPVCVPRTPCPVLYGIRGDDPDACREVAAAIESEPVATATTFVTNQGTDGHLQDAALDDVADDRAFRVTGEVATAPETREGGHVFVDLAADGARLPCAAFEPTKRFRGLVRALRVGDRVTACGEVSDGTLKLEKFAVRDLVRTELVTPDCPSCGRSMSSAGRDQGYRCRDCSTHADVKAERTLTRDLERGWYEVPPVARRHIAKPLVRGGFDAPTHPER, encoded by the coding sequence GTGACGCTGGTCGGCATCGACGACACGGACTCCCGCGAGCGCGGGATGTGTACCACCTACGCCGCCAGCCGACTGGCCGACGCGATTCGCGACGCGGGCGGGCGCGTCGAGCGCGTGCTGCTCGTGCGCCTGAACCCCGCCGTCGAGCACAAGACCCGGGGGAACGCCGCCCTGGCGGTCCACACGGACCTGGCGGCCGACCGGGCGCGCCGCCTGCTCGCCGACGTCCTCGAGATGGCCGAGACGGACGACCCCCGCACGAACCCGGGCGCCGTCGTCGCCGACTGTGCGCCCGGGGCCGTCCCCGACGCGGTGGCCGACTTCGCCGTCGGCGCCGTCCGGACGATTCAGGACCCGGCGGCCGCGAAGACGCTCGCCGACGCGGTCGGGTTCGCCCGCATCGAGCGGGGCACCGGCCGTGGCCTGGTGGGCGCGCTCGCGGCCGCCGGAGCCTGGGCGGCCTTCGACGAGTGGACCTACGAACACATCGCCTACCGCGAGCGCGGGCGCTGGGGGACCGAGCGAGACGTCGACACAGAGAGCGTCTTCGCGGCGGCCGACGACTACTACCCGTCGGTCTGGGACACCGTCGACCGGGCGTCGGGCTACCCCGTCTGTGTCCCCCGGACGCCCTGTCCGGTCCTCTATGGCATCCGCGGCGACGACCCCGACGCGTGCCGGGAGGTCGCCGCGGCCATCGAGAGCGAACCCGTCGCGACGGCGACGACGTTCGTCACCAACCAGGGCACCGACGGCCACCTGCAGGACGCCGCGCTGGACGACGTCGCCGACGACCGGGCGTTCCGGGTCACCGGCGAGGTGGCGACCGCCCCCGAGACGCGCGAGGGGGGCCACGTCTTCGTCGATCTGGCGGCCGACGGCGCGCGACTGCCCTGTGCGGCGTTCGAACCGACCAAGCGGTTCCGCGGCCTGGTCCGGGCGCTCCGGGTCGGCGACCGGGTCACCGCCTGTGGCGAGGTCAGCGACGGGACGCTGAAGCTGGAGAAGTTCGCCGTCCGCGACCTGGTGCGGACCGAGCTGGTGACCCCCGACTGCCCGTCGTGTGGCCGGTCGATGTCCTCGGCCGGGCGCGACCAGGGCTACCGCTGCCGGGACTGTTCGACCCACGCCGACGTGAAAGCAGAGCGTACGCTGACCCGGGACCTGGAGCGAGGGTGGTACGAGGTGCCACCGGTGGCCCGCCGGCACATCGCCAAACCGCTCGTCCGCGGCGGGTTCGACGCGCCGACACACCCGGAGCGGTGA
- a CDS encoding PaaI family thioesterase, translating to MSVTATFNAIPFVEELGMEMTAAADGHAEAELPLREEHSSNPATRIAHGGVTYSLADTAGGAAVVSLSGTISPTVDMRMDYLAPATADLRAEADVVRNGGSVAVVDVEVYDADGHHVASARGTYKTDGEGDGSPWTDGVDEAAIETLRND from the coding sequence ATGAGCGTCACAGCGACCTTCAACGCGATTCCGTTCGTCGAGGAACTCGGGATGGAGATGACGGCCGCGGCGGACGGTCACGCCGAGGCCGAACTCCCCCTGCGCGAGGAACACTCCTCGAACCCAGCCACCCGAATCGCCCACGGCGGGGTCACCTACTCGCTCGCCGACACCGCCGGCGGGGCGGCCGTCGTCTCGCTGTCGGGGACCATCTCGCCGACGGTCGACATGCGGATGGACTACCTCGCGCCGGCGACGGCCGACCTCCGGGCCGAGGCCGACGTGGTCAGGAACGGCGGCAGCGTCGCCGTCGTCGACGTCGAGGTGTACGACGCCGACGGGCACCACGTAGCCAGCGCTCGCGGGACGTACAAGACAGACGGCGAGGGCGACGGATCGCCGTGGACCGACGGCGTCGACGAGGCGGCCATCGAGACGCTCCGGAACGACTGA